A region of the Babylonia areolata isolate BAREFJ2019XMU chromosome 10, ASM4173473v1, whole genome shotgun sequence genome:
tgcctaaaatctttatccttgagtaataaagttcttgaatctctctgtctgtgtgtgcgtctctctctctttctctcattctctctctctctctttctctctctctctgtcccccccccctctctctctctctctctcttcactctctcctctctctctgtcttacaatctcgacaacaacaacaacaacaacaatacacattTATTCACCCAAACTGGTAACAGCTGCTTGCGTGTCGATTGATTTTTGAAAGACTGTGCAAGTTgatagtcatgcacacacacacacacacacacacacgcacacaaacaaacaaaacacacacacacacacacacacacacacacacacacacacacacacacacacacacacatgacatgatgaAATTATGAAGTATGCCTGACTTCACATGAGCACAAAATTTATGgctcgatatctctctctctctctctctctctctctctctctgtatatatatatatatatatatatatatatatatatatattgttttgttttgttttttgttgtcacaagaaggacagattggaagactaggcaatgcctaaaatctttatccttgagtaataaagtttttgaatctctctgtctgtgtgtgcgtctctctctctttctctcattctctctctctctctctctctctctctctctctctttctctctctctgtctctccccccccctctctctctcttcactctctcctctctctctgtcttacaatctcgacaacaacaacaacaacaaaaaaacacatttattCACCCAAACTGGTAACAGCTGCTTGCGTGTCGATTGATTTTTGAAAGACTGTGCAAGTTgatagtcatgcacacacacacacacacacacacacacacacacacacacacacacacacacacacacacacacacacacacacacacacacacacacacacacacacacacacacacacacacacacacacaggtcatgcaCAAGCAAGCGCAGTGTCAAAAGCTGGCAGGGTTATCGACCAGGAACGGAAAAAGTCGATCGCAAAATGTTTGTGTTAGAGGTATCCCCTAGCAACTACGtgtctggagtgaaaaaaaaaaaaaaaattctcgacATGGTATCACCCAGGTTGCTGTCACGTGAAACTCCACTGTCTTAACATCCACGATAGTTGCTGTCAGTCGTTTACCGGCTTTATTGCCAGACATCACTGGCTGGGTAAAATAATAGACTGCAGGAAGACCATtgcccacaaccacaaccacagccacaagaACAGAAAGGTTTCAGCTGAGGTTCAGTTTAGgtttcctcaaggaggcgtcacgacagtgcgttcgggacaaatccttatgcgctacaccacatcattcTGCCTGTTGCAGATGCCCTGACTTGTTAGCAGCGGCATAAACCCTACGCGCTTAGTAGTCAGACCTTGGGTGCATGCTTAAAATCataattttgtgtacctatccgagtggatttcttctacagatttttttttttattttttttttttgctagaagACAGACAACACTCTTGTCGCcatggtttcttttcttctttttttcttttttttttatagtgcggccaagtgtgtgctgtgctgcacacgggacctcggtttaatcgtctcatcccggaatgactagacgctcagttggattttccaaTCAAAGCAAACCTgacagaaagggcgagagagcgggattcgaacccacaccctcacggaccgtctatattggcagctgagcgtcttaagtcatctaaccattttgccaccttccttctaGAGGAGAACGACCAGCAGTAGAGTGACGGccggcgtagaggtaacgcgtccgcctaggaagcgagagaatctgagcgcactggttcgaatcacggtacagtcgccaatatttcctCCCACCTCCACAAGACCTTAACCTGTGGTCAGGAAGCTAGCtcactgggatgagacgataaaccgaggtcccgtgtgctcgcatgcacttggcacacgttaaaagaacccacggcaacaaaaagggttgatcctgggcAAAATTTTGTTAAAacaaaatacacttcgataggaaaacaaataaaattgcaggcagaaaaaaaatgaaaaaaataaaaaagagggtggctctctcaatgtagcgacgcgctctctcctgGGCATAGGGAGAACAGCCCCAAATTTCATgcacggagaaatctgttttgacaaaaaaaatagaataaatacataaatgaataaatagataaataaaaaaattaaataaaagagtaatacagcaacaatacagtaatacaacaACCACATGAACAGCGGGACAGGACGACGTTGTCTCCCACTCCCAGGCCCgtggtattggtggtgatggCGGCTGTCTTCAGAGGGGAGATGCTGCAcgtgctaatgctgctgctgttgctgctgccgtgGTGGTGGCCGTGGTTGGGGTTCGGGAGCTGGACAGTGAGGGCGGAGGCCCCTGTGACGCAGTCCGTCTTTCACATCCGCACGGGGCTGACGGACCGGCAGTTTAGTGAGGGTCAGCTCTTCTTCCTGCCCGCCGCAAGGTCGTTGCTGGACTGTGCCCGCCGCTGTTCCGCCCACCCCGCCTgcctgaccttcaccttcacccctgACCCCCAGGGCACAGCCATCGGGGTCGGGGCCTGCCGGGCACATGACGTTGTCATGACGTCACAAAGTCCTTCCTCGACAGCCAGTGGAGCCATCACGTACCGGATGGACaaaggtatcttcttcttcttcttcttcttcttcttcttcttcttcttccagtttcttgttcttgttcttcttcttcttcttattattattattattatcatcatcatcatcatcattaaacacGTGAATCATGATCTATTGGTCCGAGCTGTGTCTGATATTgaacaaacatagaaacaaacaaacaaataaataaataaataaaataaatgaatgaatgaacgaattaataaatagataaacataaTATAATAAACGTAACAAAGCGAGAGGCAAAGCGTTCATGGCTCACGTGAGATTCCTGCCGAACAAGAACTGAACCAGAAAATAATGCCGGGGGGGGTGGATTATGTGGGGAGCTCTGGTACATGGTGCACATATATAGCGATCCAAGTCACGTGCTCGTTCACCATCAGACACAAGTACTGCTCGAATTGAAAGATGAAAGTTTAACataaaaacaaagggaaaaaaaaaaaaaacagacagcgaGTTAAAATTTGAGTCATGTTGATTTTGATCGTCTTTCGCGAATAATTATCATATACCGTAAGTGATAAAACcttcacacaaatatatatatattaatgaaaTATAAGAATTTTGCGGTTTACTTCGTCTCCTGGCAATCGTATGTTATCGCGAGTTAAAGATAGACGCGCGTGCCTTTGTGAATATCCATACATGGAAGATCCTGCTTCCCCGCTTTTACCGTTCAAACGAACGTAGATAATTATTGTTGACTTTCATCCTGAATGTTAAACACAATAAGCTTTCTATGCCTCGAATCAGAAATTAGAATGTATTGTTATTGATGAGTGCGAttcgcttttttattttatttttaaaaaaaattttttatcccTTAGTATATTCAGATAATTGTCCCAAAACGTGACAGACTTTGGCTGCTCCTGGTATTTGTGTGCACCAGTATAATTTCCACACTTAGAAGAATTTCCAAATGAAGCAAAAAAATGAAATGACTGCAATTAATGAGTGTTATGTCAGATAAAGAAAAAGCTACATTTTATGAACAAGAAATATAAGCGTAGATGTAACCTGACTGTCAAAATATGCTGATTTCTTTGTACATTTGTctgtagtggagtgatgacccagaggtaacgcgtccgcctaggaagcgagataattcgagcgcgctggttcgagctgccgatattttctcccctccttagcgcacgtaaaagaacccacggcaacaaaagggttgttcctggcaaaattatgtgtaaaaatccacttcgataggataaacaaataaaactgcatgcagaaaaaaaaaaagaagaaaaaaagggggcgcTGTAgaaaagcgacgcgctctccttggggagagcagcccaaatttcacacagagaaatctgttatgataaaaagaaatacaaatacaaatacacacattgttGCCCTtttcaggagtgtgtgtgtgtgtgtgtgtgtgtgtgtgtgtgtgtgtgtgtgtgtgtgtgtgagagagagagagagagagagagagagagagagactgatggtaATTAGATGCCCTCAATTGGCTGGGCTAAAGCGTAAACGTAACCCTTAAAACTCATTCCAACTTTGTGAGATAACATTTTGattaaacacctctctctctctctctctctctctctctcttactcctacccccaccccgctccccatcatcaccactaccactaccatcatccccatccccgcccccaccacccccacccccccccccacacccccggcccaccaacccccccccccccccctccgatccACTCTCTGAATGAACCGCTCTGGTTTTGGTTTGGCTTAGAGCCATCGTGGTTTCAGAGCAGCTGTGTTGACCACGACAGTTGCAGCACCAACCCTAACGTGGTGTGTTGGGGCGGAGTTTGTACCTGTTATCCTGGGTACTTCTACACCGTTGGCGCCGATGACTGTGTGACACGTGAGTTTTGATTGttagtgtttgtttatttgtttgtttgtttgtttgtttctggactatttagtatcagtatcagtatcagtagctcaaggaggcgtcactgcgttcggacaaatccatatacgctacaccacatctgccaagcagatgcctgaccagcagcgtaacccaacgcgcttagtcaggccttgagaaaaaaaagaagaaaagaatagaataaatagaataaaataaataaatagaatagaataaaataaaataaaataaaaaataacaagagaagcaaggccttcaagactcacttgtgataaattaagtcccctagcattaattacagagtaatttcccttttttactatctgcaccaaaacgtttgcaaaataaataaaagttccatgcttagcaaaagttcctgtttgaacaaaaaatgatatcaatgactcctcttgttgttgtgtcagaataagaggtcaaagtgccaagtttagagaatacaaaaaaatataaatataacagtaaatgcagtttgcatataattaggcttctttttttttgtgcccatcccagaggtgcaatattgttttaaacaagatgactggaaagaactgaatttttccttttttatgcctaatttggtgtcaactgacaacgtatttgcagagaaaatgtctattttaaagtttaccacggacacacagacacacggacacacacacacacacacacacacacacacacacacacacacacacacacacacacagagagagagagagagagagagagagagaaccgaacaccgggttaaaacatagactcactttgtttacacaagtgagtcaaaaataaaataaaatattgacTATTTAGTCCATTTGAGTCTTCAAAGACTTTTTCTAGAGAAGCTGGGTAACCAGTGAGCAGCCTTCTCAGTTTTTAAAAGCGGGTGTTGGAGGCAGgatgacagatagatacacagacagagaaacaaacagacgagagaacaaagaagaaagaaagaaaaaacaagaaacatatGTTTCTTTTTGGTACTTTCTTAACCAGAATACTGGTGTTAATAACACTATATAttttagaaagagacagacagacagagagagagagagagagagacagacagagacagacagacagaaagagagagagagacagagacagagagagaacactgaacactgaacactgaaatgtttaatgtcattagctgtacagctccagTGACATCGGTTTGCAAATCAGAACAGTATTGGTGAAAATagtgaaacaaaatagaacagaaaagaaacatatttGAGGTCAAATAAACTAGCtctcgaccatccattttcccAAGTTCACGAAAACAAACgcataggtgtttttttttctatcaacgtAATTAAGCTATTGATATGAATTAACCTTCTTTCGAATACTACAGGCTTCGTCAATGTGCTTCGCCAATTATCTTACTTTATCATTATGataattcattttcaacacaccaaTGATATCCTtacttcttgaaaaaaaaaagagagagagaaaaagagagagagagagagggagagagagagagagagagagagagagagagagagagagagagagagagaggagcaaaaacaaaaaactttaaatctccaggcctccggcccctagaaaggaGTCCTAAATACACAGTATGGAGATCGCGTAGCGACAACAAATGTAAATTACCTACTAACCattcgtcattcggatgagacgataaaccgaggtcccgtgtgctagcacgcacttagcgcacgtaaaagaacccacggcaacaaaagggttgttcctggtaaaattatgtagaaaattccacttcgataggaaaaacaaataaaactacaggcaggagagagagagagagagagagagagagagagagagagagagagagagagagagagagaaggtgtccctgtagtgtagcgacgcgctctccctgtggagagcagcccgaatttcacacagagaaatatgttgtgataaaaagaaatacatgtacaaatacaaattaacttaaacctgtaggacaaaagtgcttcttgtgaaTTTTCTAAATTTCTTCACTACTGCCAAAGAATTCCTGTCATATTTTCATTAACATGAAATGCGTACAcacatagtttacgaatactgcaGTCAGAGCCATTCTTCAGCAATTAAACATACAGTTGACCTCCAGAATTCAAATGTTTTCGCTTTAAGTTATTGTAAAGGACGCAACTGTTTATATAAGTAtcttcatcttcgaccacattgcACCGTTTGCATGtgtaatggtatggtatggtatggtatggtatggtatggtatggtatggtatggtatggtatggtatggtatggtatggtgtggtatggtatggtatggtatggtatggtacggtatggtatggtgtggtatggtgtggtatggtgtggtatggtatgttatggtatggtgtggtatggtataatatggtgtggtacggtatggcatggcatggtatggtatggtatggtatggtatggtacggtatggcatggtatggtatgatatgatatggtatggtatgctatggtgtggtgtggtatggtgtggtatggtatggtatggtatggtatggtgtggtatggtgtggtatggtatggtatggtatggtatggtatggtatggtatggtatggtatgttgtgACGTGTCGTTTCGttccgtgttgtattgtattgtattgtatcgtattacatCGTATTGCTCTGTGttgtactgctctgttctgtactgctctgtactgcattgtgctgtgctgtattatacaCGAGCAAAGAACCAAAACAAGATAGCTGAGCATTCATATTAttatgagaaaaacaacaacaacaacaacaacatcatcagaatattatatcatatcaataACAGACCTTCAGAGGAAAGAGAATTGATCTGCATTGTATTCAAATTTccccataccacacaacacacacacacacacacacacacacacacacacacacacacacacacacacacacacacacacacacacacacacacacacactaataacatACTAATCCAAGTTGAAAAATTATCTGCTGTCCATCTCATCAATTGCTTGCTCGCTGGCTAGacggcttgtttgtttgcttgatgcGACTTGACAGCTTGCttggccaacaacaacaacaacaccaccttgTTCTCTTCTTGCTTGTAGAATGTTCGAGCCAAGATCTCCAACAGGAGTGGCTGAAATACGAAGGCTACAAGATCATGCAAGAAGGATACCAACACTCTGAGAAATCCATCACGCTGCCTCACTGTCTGCAGATGTGTATCagctggtcctcctcctcctgctctgtgGTCGTCTACGACACTGTCCTACAAGAATGCAAACTGTTCCAAGTGTTGCAGGCCCCTTGGCCCAAAGGGGAGCTGTCCGCCGACAGTGACTGTGTGCTCTATCAGAGAATGTGTGTTTGAGGAGGCTGGGctggttgggcggggggggggggggggggggggggggggggggggggttccagtctccaccccccacccaccccccaccccaaaccctctAACTCCCGAAAGAGTTTGCTGTAGTAGGTGTCAAGggtaaattaataaaaaaaaaaaataataataataatgatcagagAAAGTCCCGGAAGATGGAGggcgggaaggggtgggtgggttgggtgggtgggttggggggagtagggggggtcgggggtgggtagCGATGAGTATACGATTGTTTAAGCATATTGCTAGTAGTAGGTATTACAGGTTACAAGAATACTATCAGTAGTATACGTATATAATATTCTACCATTAATAGGTATTAATTCTTTTGCATTACTGGAGAAGCAACAGTCATGCGGAAGGGATTGCACTGGGGAGAGGATAGGAGCGGGAAAGCAATAGATAAGTATATTGTTAACAGCCGGTATTACAGGTTATAAGAATACTATCAGTAGTTCGTATATACTCGTAGTATTCTACCATTAACAGGTTATATGCTTGTGCATTACTGGAGAAACGACAAACATGGGGAAGGGGTttcatttgggggtgggggggggaatgggggggggaggggagggggttgtttaagggtgggatgggggggcggggaagggggtgtatTAGGAGAGGGATGGGCACGGGTAAGGGGTTgtattaggggtggggtggggacggggaaGGGGTTGTATTctgggtgggatgggggcggggaaggggtggtattaggggtgggtggaggcggGGAAGGGGTGGTATTCGGGTTGGGATGGGGGCGGGAAAGGGGTGGTATTAGGGGTGGAATGTCGGCGGGAAAGGGGTCGTATTCGGGGTGGGatggggcggggaaggggtggtattaggggtgggtggaggcggGGAAGGGGTGGTATTCGGGTTGGGATGGGGGCGGGAAAGGGGTGGTATTAGGGGTGGAATGTCGGCGGGAAAGGGGTCGTATTCGGGGTGGGatggggcggggaaggggtggtattaggggtggaatgggggcgggaaaggggtgggatgggtgcGGGAAAGGGGTTGTATTCGGGttgggatgggggcggggaaggggttgTATTCGGGTTGGGAttggggcggggaaggggtggtattcgggttgggatggggggcggggaaggggttgtattcgggttgggatgggggcggggaaggggttgTATTCGGGTTGGGATgtgggcggggaaggggtggtattaggggtgggatgggggcggggaaggggtggtaTTAGGGGTGGAATGGGGGCGGGAAAGGGGTTGTATTCGGGttgggatgggggcggggaaggggtggtattaggggtggaatgggggcggagaaggggtggtgttgggagtgggacgggagggggatagggtgggggcaGGGAACGGGATgtatttggggtggggtggaggcggggAAGGGTATGTATTGGGGGTGGGAtaggggcggggaaggggtggtattaggggtgggatgggggcgggAAAGGGGGTGTATTCGGGttgggatgggggcggggaaggggtggtattagtggtgggatgggggcggggaaggggtggtaTTAGGGGTGGGATGGGAGCGGGGAAGGGGTGGTATTAGTGGTGGGATGGGGGCGTGGAAGGGGTGGTattaggggtgggatgggggctgGGAAGGGGTGGTATTAgtggtgggatgggggcggggaaggggtggtattaggggtgggatgggggcggggaaggggtggtattagggtgggatgggggcggggaaggggtggtattagtggtgggatggggggcggggaaggggtggtattgggggtgggatggaggcggggaaggggtggtattaggggtgggatgggagcggggaaggggtggtattagtggtgggatgggggcggggaaggggtggtattaggggtgggatgggggctgGGAAGGGGTGGTATTAgtggtgggatgggggcggggaaggggtggtattaggggtgggatgggggcggggaaggggtggtattagggtgggatgggggcggggtaggggtggtattaggggtgggatgggggcggggaaggggtggtgttggaggtgggatggggcagggaaggggtggtattgggggtgggatgggggcggggaaggggtggtattaggggtggaatgggggcggggaaggggtggtgttggaggtggaaTGGGGGCGAGTAATGACGAGGTAGCGTATGGGTCAGTCTTTAAAGAAAAAGTGTTTGCAGAAAGGTTACAATGGTTACCAATATGGTGACCGTTAAAGGATAAGAGCGTGGCTTctcgacgtcacacacacacacacacacacacacacacacacacacacacacacacacacacacacacacacacacacacacacacacacacacacacacacacacacacacacacacacacacacaacaaaccaaaaaccacaaAACATTTTAATGGTTTATACAGTTTATATTGTCAATGTGTAAGCAAAATCACGGCCTTTACACCCTAGaagtgaaggggaaaaaatacCCACAATTGTATCGTTGGACAAACGAGAGATTTTCATGGCTTGATGGTTAAGGACTACGTGATGAAGCTACGTGAAATTGAGACTGtggtctaaaatcacaaattgACAGTTTGAGTGTTCATTCAAGTTGTGTATGATGAATGATAGTCaatcgttttcgactatgaccatcagaacagcagaagaggtaactgctgtcccgactatctgggctagaattagtgtcttgcccaagtttcatccccactctctcagccaagaaggttttgggacagtcggcgttggggatggttcccaaagaccaactaacccccaaggctgcagcactgcactaagagccagtgcaattttgcttcttagtttgagagacatagtccttcacaaaagactaagctgtaaatgatttctcattgcatcggagaaaccattgatgatacagctctcactttgctgttggcccaactgtaaacttatgtcaatcaaCATTTACATAAAGCTAAATTAAAACGTGTGCAGCACTGAAAACAACAaggactgtaacacacacacacacacacacacacacacacacacacacacacacacacacacacacacacacacacacacacacacacacacacacacacacacacacacacacgtgtgtgtgtgtttatatatattatatcgcTTCCCAGCACAGttcagatcagtatcagtagctcaaggaagcgtcactgcgtccggacaaattcatatacgctacaccacatctcccagcagatgcctgaccagcagcgtaacccaacgcacttactcaggcgttgaggggaaaaaagttaagcagatagataatgaaatagaatacaatacgGAAAAACCCCCAAGATAATTCagtaaatgaataagcaaataaatataagaaaaatattaaaaatgcaataataataataataataataataataataatgatgatgatgatgatgataaaatgataataataataataataataacaacaacaacaataacaatagcaataataatgattatgatgatggataAACaggtaagcaaataaatgtagatAAACATACAAACCCCTCCCCACAAAACCCGCACAGAataaaaagtgttgtttttttcatccatgcTAACAatcttttttctctcgttttctttctttatcaataTTCATGCCAGTGAAAAGATGTTCAACTCATCTAAAAATGCACTGAAAatcgagaaaaaaaagaccaaacaagTGGCTCACACTTCAGAACTCAGTGATTGTTTCCAAGAGAAACACAGCATTGATAAATTGAATGAATCGAAGAACAGAATGATGCCAGTTTTACGCTGTTGCTTGAGGCTGTATATTGATTGtccacagataaaaaaaaccaaaaaacaaaacaaaaaaaacaacaacagataaaccgCTCCCGTGTCGACCAATTGATATAGGTTAGTTTGCTTCTTTGCCTTAatagacccttttttttttttttctgaacactcCAACATCTGATGCACAAAAAAATCATGCAGTAAATCGTCTGACGTCCCGTTCCAACATTTGCTTTTTGTCAGTTTGCTTCTTCCTCTTGATAAACCAACGCTATTTTCTCGTAACACTCAAACATATgctgcgcgcacacgcacacacacacacacacacacacacacacacacacacacacacacaaatgataggGGTAAATTGTCTGACCATTgcctggttcagttcagttcagttcagttattcaaggattcgccactgcgttcggacaaatccatatacgctacaccacatctgctaagcagcgtaacccaacgcgcttagtcagacctttgagaaaaaaaaagtgcataatggATACATTATTAGATGAgtgtatagataaataaatagataagtagataaatagatgatGGATAAACAACTGAACACACGGATAGATAGTAAAATAAAATAGCATAcgggaaaaatgaatgaatagaataagacaataatgataacaaaataaacaaacaaataagcaaatgaattcaaataaacatacagacacaaacgcgcacacacacacgcacacacac
Encoded here:
- the LOC143286440 gene encoding uncharacterized protein LOC143286440, which produces MAAVFRGEMLHVLMLLLLLLPWWWPWLGFGSWTVRAEAPVTQSVFHIRTGLTDRQFSEGQLFFLPAARSLLDCARRCSAHPACLTFTFTPDPQGTAIGVGACRAHDVVMTSQSPSSTASGAITYRMDKEPSWFQSSCVDHDSCSTNPNVVCWGGVCTCYPGYFYTVGADDCVTQCSSQDLQQEWLKYEGYKIMQEGYQHSEKSITLPHCLQMCISWSSSSCSVVVYDTVLQECKLFQVLQAPWPKGELSADSDCVLYQRMCV